The following coding sequences lie in one Silene latifolia isolate original U9 population chromosome 5, ASM4854445v1, whole genome shotgun sequence genomic window:
- the LOC141654979 gene encoding exopolygalacturonase-like — translation MSVTKFVVLLILFDLSFSLGQSDIKVFNLKDYGAVEGGNVDISQALLRAWNDACKWKGRSRVEIPRGATYLVNPVQLKGPCSGPTGFRNMGTLKAPRGLRGQSWIEFQYIDRLAVYGTGIFDGQGPPKMAGPNLPTLLRYSFVTNSKLQKVKLINSQSTHFHLFKCNKITIRKVVISSPGDSPNTDGIKIGNSEGINIVDTTIASGDDCVAIITGSKNITVTRVVCGPGHGISIGSLGTSPNDQVEQVVVQNCKIFDAMNGLRIKTWATNMPGRINNILYQDISLINVDNPIIIDQNYCPSRTCSKANSGIQISDVKFINITGTSQTIDAVNLQCSGSNPCKSIELKNIDITYVKGVNNTVSTCSNVREQAFGLQIPKPCI, via the exons ATGAGTGTCACAAAGTTTGTTGTTCTACTAATCTTATTTGATCTTAGCTTCTCCTTAGGACAAAGTGACATTAAGGTCTTCAATTTGAAAGATTATGGTGCGGTCGAGGGTGGAAATGTCGATATTAGTCAG GCATTATTAAGAGCATGGAACGATGCATGCAAATGGAAAGGAAGAAGCAGGGTAGAAATCCCCCGTGGTGCGACGTACTTGGTGAACCCGGTTCAACTGAAAGGCCCATGCTCCGGCCCAACTGGGTTCCGAAATATGGGTACTTTGAAGGCCCCTCGTGGTCTAAGAGGCCAATCTTGGATCGAATTTCAGTATATTGATCGGTTGGCGGTATATGGGACCGGAATATTTGATGGTCAAGGCCCGCCTAAAATGGCTGGCCCGAACCTTCCGACG CTACTAAGGTACTCTTTTGTCACAAACTCGAAGCTGCAAAAAGTCAAACTAATAAACAGTCAAAGTACTCATTTCCACCTATTTAAATGCAACAAAATAACTATACGTAAAGTTGTAATATCCTCACCAGGAGACAGTCCAAACACCGACGGTATCAAAATAGGTAACTCGGAAGGTATCAACATCGTGGATACAACAATTGCCTCTGGTGATGATTGTGTCGCGATTATTACTGGTAGTAAGAATATTACCGTCACTCGGGTTGTTTGTGGGCCGGGTCATGGAATTAGTATTGGGAGCTTGGGTACCTCACCTAATGATCAAGTGGAACAAGTTGTGGTGCAAAATTGCAAAATATTTGATGCAATGAATGGTTTAAGGATCAAGACATGGGCTACTAACATGCCTGGTCGGATTAACAACATTTTGTACCAAGATATTTCgttgattaatgttgataatCCCATCATTATTGACCAAAATTATTGCCCTTCAAGAACTTGTTCAAAg GCAAATTCGGGTATTCAAATAAGCGACgtcaaatttataaatataacggGGACGTCGCAGACGATTGATGCAGTGAATCTCCAATGCAGTGGAAGTAATCCATGTAAAAGTATTGAGTTGAAGAACATTGATATTACATATGTTAAAGGTGTCAACAATACTGTTTCGACTTGTTCTAATGTTAGAGAGCAAGCTTTTGGCTTACAAATACCTAAACCATGTATTTAA
- the LOC141654980 gene encoding glycerophosphodiester phosphodiesterase GDPDL3-like, translated as MGGYNVVALGFVLLQLSTFILAQNSTAKSPKWPTLDGSSPLVIARGGFSGLFPDSGADAYSMAVMTSAPDLVLWCDVQLTRDGAGICFPNIMLNNASTVEAVYPNQANSYVVDGVKTDGYFPIDFTLEELRLVSLTQGIYSRPPTFDGIGVILTVEDVFTQTQPAGFWLNIQHDAFYSQNNLSMSSYLISAAENVIISHISSPEIAFLQELATTFATTETKLIFRFLDQDAIEVSTNQTYGSLLKNLTFIQTFASGILVPKSYILPVDETSYLLPHTSLVADAHKSGLAVFASDFANDNFIPYNYSFNPVAEYLSFIDNKDFSVDGVLTDFPMTLSEARDCFAHVDSNASVKAAPLVISHFGASGDYPGCTDISYTTAISDGADVIDCPVQMSKDGIPFCLSSANLINSTAVTQTEFRNLLTTASEIQPNQGIFSFSLSWTDIQSLKPVISSPYAGSLLFRNPKFRNAGKLISLADFLDLAKNASSLSGVLIKIENAKYLATEQSMSVTDAVLSALEKTGYNDPTAKNVMIQSTSSAVLKAMKGKKYELVYEVDETIRGAPNATIADIKKFADSVVVNKKSVFPTFLGYTAGMTDVVPHIQSFKLPVYVQILRNEFSEIPYDFFSDPINEMNNYIMGAGVDGVITEFPKSAAEYKKNRCLTMDPAPIYMSPVRPGELIGLIDPAVLPPAQAPSPLLNEADISESPLPAVVKDDSSSPTATPEAPKSSPSGQHQITASTLLSFLSIFIAVCLML; from the exons ATGGGAGGTTATAATGTTGTTGCACTGGGTTTTGTTTTACTTCAGCTTTCGACTTTTATATTAGCTCAGAATTCTACTGCTAAGTCTCCTAAATGGCCAACTCTGGATG GGTCTTCGCCGCTAGTTATAGCTCGTGGTGGATTCTCAGGCTTGTTTCCGGACTCTGGTGCTGATGCCTACTCTATGGCTGTGATGACTAGTGCACCAGACTTGGTTTTGTGGTGTGATGTCCAACTCACTAGAGACGGGGCTGGGATTTGCTTCCCTAATATCATGCTAAACAATGCTTCTACTGTGGAAGCGGTTTACCCAAACCAGGCGAACAGCTATGTTGTCGATGGTGTCAAAACAGACGGATACTTCCCCATTGATTTTACTCTCGAAGAACTTCGACTTGTCTCTT TAACTCAGGGAATTTATTCTCGCCCTCCTACTTTTGATGGTATCGGCGTAATCCTGACAGTGGAAGATGTGTTTACTCAAACCCAACCTGCTGGATTTTGGTTAAATATTCAG CATGATGCTTTCTATAGCCAAAACAATTTGAGCATGAGCAGTTACCTCATCAGTGCAGCCGAGAACGTGATCATTAGCCATATCTCATCCCCTGAGATTGCCTTTCTACAAGAACTAGCAACTACATTCGCAACAACAGAAACAAAATTGATTTTCCGCTTTCTTGACCAAGATGCTATTGAAGTTTCAACCAACCAAACTTATGGTTCACTCTTGAAGAACCTTACATTCATTCAGACCTTCGCGTCTGGAATCCTTGTTCCGAAGAGTTACATATTGCCTGTTGATGAAACCTCGTATCTACTACCTCATACTTCTCTTGTGGCGGATGCTCATAAGAGTGGGCTTGCGGTTTTTGCTTCAGACTTTGCAAACGACAATTTTATTCCCTACAACTACAGTTTCAACCCCGTTGCTGAGTATCTTTCTTTCATCGACAATAAGGACTTCTCTGTTGATGGTGTCCTCACCGACTTCCCAATGACATTATCAGAAGCCAGGG ATTGCTTTGCTCATGTAGACAGCAATGCATCAGTTAAAG CAGCGCCCTTGGTTATATCACATTTCGGGGCCAGTGGAGATTACCCTGGTTGTACCGACATATCATACACAACAGCTATATCAGACGGTGCTGATGTAATTGACTGTCCTGTCCAAATGTCGAAAGATGGTATTCCTTTCTGCTTGAGCTCAGCCAATCTTATCAACAGCACAGCGGTCACTCAAACTGAATTCAGGAACCTGTTAACAACTGCTTCTGAGATTCAGCCGAATCAAGGAATATTTTCGTTTAGCCTCAGCTGGACCGATATTCAAAGTTTGAAAC CTGTAATATCAAGCCCGTACGCAGGCTCTTTATTATTCAGGAATCCTAAATTTCGGAATGCTGGAAAGCTCATATCCTTGGCTGACTTCTTGGACCTTGCTAAAAACGCGTCTTCACTTTCCGGTGTTTTAATCAAAATTGAG AATGCTAAGTACTTAGCAACAGAGCAGAGCATGAGCGTTACTGATGCGGTACTGAGCGCATTAGAAAAGACTGGCTATAATGATCCCACAGCCAAAAATGTTATGATCCAGTCTACCAGTAGTGCAGTCTTAAAGGCGATGAAAGGAAAAAAATACGAGCTTGTATATGAAGTTGATGAGACAATTCGCGGTGCCCCTAATGCTACAATAGCCGATATCAAGAAATTTGCAGATTCCGTGGTTGTCAACAAGAAGTCGGTGTTCCCTACATTTTTAGGGTATACCGCAGGTATGACTGATGTCGTGCCACATATACAGTCATTCAAGCTACCGGTATATGTTCAGATTCTCAGAAATGAGTTTTCAGAAATACCTTACGACTTCTTTTCTGATCCGATTAATGAGATGAACAATTATATCATGGGAGCTGGAGTCGATGGAGTAATTACCGAGTTCCCAAAAAGCGCTGCTGAGTACAAGA AAAATCGATGCCTGACAATGGATCCAGCTCCAATTTACATGAGCCCTGTCCGGCCTGGTGAACTCATCGGCCTCATAGACCCTGCAGTATTGCCCCCAGCACAGGCACCTAGCCCGCTTCTCAATGAAGCTGATATTTCTGAATCACCTCTACCTGCTGTCGTCAAAGACGACTCCTCCTCACCAACTGCAACACCAGAAGCTCCAAAATCGTCTCCAAGCGGACAACACCAAATAACAGCGTCCACGCTCTTGTCTTTCCTGTCTATATTTATAGCTGTTTGCCTAATGCTGTGA